In a genomic window of Brassica rapa cultivar Chiifu-401-42 chromosome A10, CAAS_Brap_v3.01, whole genome shotgun sequence:
- the LOC103844677 gene encoding serine/threonine-protein kinase BSK4 isoform X3: MGGQGSKIGTCCWDPSRKTTLPPEAPHVVTENEENCEETDVLSFREYTLEQLKIATSGFALENVVSGDGDTPPNLVYKGKLENHQKIAIKRFSRFAWPDPRQFLEEARSIGHLRSNRMATLLGCCCEGGERLLVAEFMPNETLAKHLFHWETQPMRWEMRLRVVLHLAEALEYCCNRGRTLYHDLNAYRVLFDQECNPRLSTFGLMKNSMDGNSYSTHLAFAPPEYLRTGRITSESVIYSFGILLIDIFTGKHIPPSHALELIRDRNLQKLADSCLKGQISDIDGAELVRLASRCLQYEARGRPNIKYLITALTTLQKDKDAEVPSHVLMGRGASVSPLSPFGEACMRKDLNTMLEMLDKIGYKDDESVSFRWTEQMQEAVEWKKKGDVAFRQKDLKEAIECYTQSMYDAV; encoded by the exons ATGGGAGGTCAAGGCTCTAAGATTGGTACATGTTGTTGGGATCCATCACGCAAGACTACTCTTCCTCCTGAAGCTCCCCATGTTG TTACAGAAAACGAAGAGAACTGTGAGGAAACAGATGTGCTGTCTTTCCGTGAATACACACTAGAACAGCTAAAGATCGCCACCTCTGGTTTCGCTTTGGAGAATGTTGTATCTGGAGATGGAGATACGCCTCCAAACCTTGTCTACAAAGGCAAGTTGGAGAATCATCAGAAGATTGCTATCAAGCGCTTTTCTCGATTTGCCTGGCCTGATCCACGCCAATTCCTT GAAGAAGCAAGATCGATTGGTCATCTACGCAGCAATAGAATGGCTACTTTACTCGGTTGCTGCTGTGAAGGCGGCGAGAGATTACTCGTGGCTGAGTTTATGCCTAATGAGACACTAGCCAAACACCTTTTCCACT GGGAAACACAACCGATGAGATGGGAGATGCGACTACGGGTTGTTTTACACCTTGCAGAAGCTCTTGAATATTGTTGTAACAGAGGACGCACTCTGTATCATGACCTCAATGCTTACAGAGTTTTATTTGACCAG GAATGTAATCCAAGACTTTCAACATTCGGCTTGATGAAGAATAGCATGGATGGGAACAGTTACAGCACACATCTTGCTTTTGCCCCTCCCGAGTATCTACGAACTG GGAGAATCACATCAGAGAGTGTGATTTACAGCTTTGGTATTCTTTTGATTGATATTTTCACTGGAAAGCATATTCCTCCTAGCCAT GCCCTTGAGTTGATTCGGGACAGAAATCTACAGAAGCTAGCCGATTCTTGTTTGAAGGGACAAATTTCCGATATCGATGGAGCTGAGTTAGTACGCCTGGCATCTCGCTGTCTTCAGTATGAAGCTCGTGGGAgaccaaacataaaatatttgataactGCACTGACAACTCTCCAGAAAGATAAAGATGCAGAGGTCCCGTCTCATGTCCTAATGGGTCGTGGTGCTTCTGTGTCACCTTTATCTCCTTTTGGCGAGGCTTGTATGCGAAAGGACCTGAACACTATGCTTGAGATGTTGGATAAAATTGGATACAAAGATGATGAATCG GTATCGTTTCGGTGGACGGAGCAGATGCAAGAAGCTGTGGAGTGGAAGAAGAAAGGCGATGTTGCATTTAGACAGAAAGACTTAAAAGAAGCCATTGAGTGTTACACTCAG TCTATGTACGACGCAGTGTAA
- the LOC103844677 gene encoding serine/threonine-protein kinase BSK4 isoform X1 — protein sequence MGGQGSKIGTCCWDPSRKTTLPPEAPHVVTENEENCEETDVLSFREYTLEQLKIATSGFALENVVSGDGDTPPNLVYKGKLENHQKIAIKRFSRFAWPDPRQFLEEARSIGHLRSNRMATLLGCCCEGGERLLVAEFMPNETLAKHLFHWETQPMRWEMRLRVVLHLAEALEYCCNRGRTLYHDLNAYRVLFDQECNPRLSTFGLMKNSMDGNSYSTHLAFAPPEYLRTGRITSESVIYSFGILLIDIFTGKHIPPSHALELIRDRNLQKLADSCLKGQISDIDGAELVRLASRCLQYEARGRPNIKYLITALTTLQKDKDAEVPSHVLMGRGASVSPLSPFGEACMRKDLNTMLEMLDKIGYKDDESVSFRWTEQMQEAVEWKKKGDVAFRQKDLKEAIECYTQFLDLGMISATVYVRRSVSYLMMSNMAKEALEDAMKAQGISPVWYAALYLQSAALDALGMEKESKIALMEGSELEARKISASTL from the exons ATGGGAGGTCAAGGCTCTAAGATTGGTACATGTTGTTGGGATCCATCACGCAAGACTACTCTTCCTCCTGAAGCTCCCCATGTTG TTACAGAAAACGAAGAGAACTGTGAGGAAACAGATGTGCTGTCTTTCCGTGAATACACACTAGAACAGCTAAAGATCGCCACCTCTGGTTTCGCTTTGGAGAATGTTGTATCTGGAGATGGAGATACGCCTCCAAACCTTGTCTACAAAGGCAAGTTGGAGAATCATCAGAAGATTGCTATCAAGCGCTTTTCTCGATTTGCCTGGCCTGATCCACGCCAATTCCTT GAAGAAGCAAGATCGATTGGTCATCTACGCAGCAATAGAATGGCTACTTTACTCGGTTGCTGCTGTGAAGGCGGCGAGAGATTACTCGTGGCTGAGTTTATGCCTAATGAGACACTAGCCAAACACCTTTTCCACT GGGAAACACAACCGATGAGATGGGAGATGCGACTACGGGTTGTTTTACACCTTGCAGAAGCTCTTGAATATTGTTGTAACAGAGGACGCACTCTGTATCATGACCTCAATGCTTACAGAGTTTTATTTGACCAG GAATGTAATCCAAGACTTTCAACATTCGGCTTGATGAAGAATAGCATGGATGGGAACAGTTACAGCACACATCTTGCTTTTGCCCCTCCCGAGTATCTACGAACTG GGAGAATCACATCAGAGAGTGTGATTTACAGCTTTGGTATTCTTTTGATTGATATTTTCACTGGAAAGCATATTCCTCCTAGCCAT GCCCTTGAGTTGATTCGGGACAGAAATCTACAGAAGCTAGCCGATTCTTGTTTGAAGGGACAAATTTCCGATATCGATGGAGCTGAGTTAGTACGCCTGGCATCTCGCTGTCTTCAGTATGAAGCTCGTGGGAgaccaaacataaaatatttgataactGCACTGACAACTCTCCAGAAAGATAAAGATGCAGAGGTCCCGTCTCATGTCCTAATGGGTCGTGGTGCTTCTGTGTCACCTTTATCTCCTTTTGGCGAGGCTTGTATGCGAAAGGACCTGAACACTATGCTTGAGATGTTGGATAAAATTGGATACAAAGATGATGAATCG GTATCGTTTCGGTGGACGGAGCAGATGCAAGAAGCTGTGGAGTGGAAGAAGAAAGGCGATGTTGCATTTAGACAGAAAGACTTAAAAGAAGCCATTGAGTGTTACACTCAG TTTCTTGACTTGGGAATGATCTCTGCAACAGTCTATGTACGACGCAGTGTAAGTTACCTAATGATGAGTAACATGGCGAAAGAAGCTTTAGAGGATGCAATGAAAGCACAAGGCATTTCTCCAGTATGGTACGCTGCATTGTATCTCCAGTCTGCTGCTCTTGATGCCTTGGGAATGGAGAAGGAAAGCAAGATAGCACTTATGGAAGGATCGGAACTTGAAGCCAGAAAGATATCAGCTTCCACACTCTGA
- the LOC103844677 gene encoding serine/threonine-protein kinase BSK4 isoform X2 produces the protein MGGQGSKIGTCCWDPSRKTTLPPEAPHVENEENCEETDVLSFREYTLEQLKIATSGFALENVVSGDGDTPPNLVYKGKLENHQKIAIKRFSRFAWPDPRQFLEEARSIGHLRSNRMATLLGCCCEGGERLLVAEFMPNETLAKHLFHWETQPMRWEMRLRVVLHLAEALEYCCNRGRTLYHDLNAYRVLFDQECNPRLSTFGLMKNSMDGNSYSTHLAFAPPEYLRTGRITSESVIYSFGILLIDIFTGKHIPPSHALELIRDRNLQKLADSCLKGQISDIDGAELVRLASRCLQYEARGRPNIKYLITALTTLQKDKDAEVPSHVLMGRGASVSPLSPFGEACMRKDLNTMLEMLDKIGYKDDESVSFRWTEQMQEAVEWKKKGDVAFRQKDLKEAIECYTQFLDLGMISATVYVRRSVSYLMMSNMAKEALEDAMKAQGISPVWYAALYLQSAALDALGMEKESKIALMEGSELEARKISASTL, from the exons ATGGGAGGTCAAGGCTCTAAGATTGGTACATGTTGTTGGGATCCATCACGCAAGACTACTCTTCCTCCTGAAGCTCCCCATGTTG AAAACGAAGAGAACTGTGAGGAAACAGATGTGCTGTCTTTCCGTGAATACACACTAGAACAGCTAAAGATCGCCACCTCTGGTTTCGCTTTGGAGAATGTTGTATCTGGAGATGGAGATACGCCTCCAAACCTTGTCTACAAAGGCAAGTTGGAGAATCATCAGAAGATTGCTATCAAGCGCTTTTCTCGATTTGCCTGGCCTGATCCACGCCAATTCCTT GAAGAAGCAAGATCGATTGGTCATCTACGCAGCAATAGAATGGCTACTTTACTCGGTTGCTGCTGTGAAGGCGGCGAGAGATTACTCGTGGCTGAGTTTATGCCTAATGAGACACTAGCCAAACACCTTTTCCACT GGGAAACACAACCGATGAGATGGGAGATGCGACTACGGGTTGTTTTACACCTTGCAGAAGCTCTTGAATATTGTTGTAACAGAGGACGCACTCTGTATCATGACCTCAATGCTTACAGAGTTTTATTTGACCAG GAATGTAATCCAAGACTTTCAACATTCGGCTTGATGAAGAATAGCATGGATGGGAACAGTTACAGCACACATCTTGCTTTTGCCCCTCCCGAGTATCTACGAACTG GGAGAATCACATCAGAGAGTGTGATTTACAGCTTTGGTATTCTTTTGATTGATATTTTCACTGGAAAGCATATTCCTCCTAGCCAT GCCCTTGAGTTGATTCGGGACAGAAATCTACAGAAGCTAGCCGATTCTTGTTTGAAGGGACAAATTTCCGATATCGATGGAGCTGAGTTAGTACGCCTGGCATCTCGCTGTCTTCAGTATGAAGCTCGTGGGAgaccaaacataaaatatttgataactGCACTGACAACTCTCCAGAAAGATAAAGATGCAGAGGTCCCGTCTCATGTCCTAATGGGTCGTGGTGCTTCTGTGTCACCTTTATCTCCTTTTGGCGAGGCTTGTATGCGAAAGGACCTGAACACTATGCTTGAGATGTTGGATAAAATTGGATACAAAGATGATGAATCG GTATCGTTTCGGTGGACGGAGCAGATGCAAGAAGCTGTGGAGTGGAAGAAGAAAGGCGATGTTGCATTTAGACAGAAAGACTTAAAAGAAGCCATTGAGTGTTACACTCAG TTTCTTGACTTGGGAATGATCTCTGCAACAGTCTATGTACGACGCAGTGTAAGTTACCTAATGATGAGTAACATGGCGAAAGAAGCTTTAGAGGATGCAATGAAAGCACAAGGCATTTCTCCAGTATGGTACGCTGCATTGTATCTCCAGTCTGCTGCTCTTGATGCCTTGGGAATGGAGAAGGAAAGCAAGATAGCACTTATGGAAGGATCGGAACTTGAAGCCAGAAAGATATCAGCTTCCACACTCTGA
- the LOC103844674 gene encoding uncharacterized protein LOC103844674 yields the protein MNPQVDKVVRRTTMVATAVASYLLLTADYGPEPNALDPIKQRIVSAQDSVKDFFFPSSKHK from the exons ATGAATCCGCAGGTGGACAAGGTGGTGAGAAGAACGACGATGGTGGCCACTGCTGTTGCGTCTTACTTACTCCTCACTGCTGATTACGGCCCCGAGCCTAACGCTCTTGATCCT ATCAAACAGAGAATAGTGTCAGCTCAAGATTCTGTCAAGGACTTCTTCTTTCCTTCTTCAAAGCACAAGTAA
- the LOC103844673 gene encoding NAC domain-containing protein 2, producing the protein MSELQLPPGFRFHPTDEELVMHYLCRKCASQSIAVPIIAEIDLYKYDPWELPGLALYGEKEWYFFSPRDRKYPNGSRPNRSAGSGYWKATGADKPIGLPKPVGIKKALVFYAGKAPKGEKTNWIMHEYRLADVDRSSAARKKKNSLRLDDWVLCRIYNKKGAIEKRGPPPTPVVYGDEVVEEKPRLSEMGMPPPPVMPNDFVYFDTSDSVPKLHTTESSCSEQVVSPEFTSEVQSEPKWKDWSGEKSSLDFGFNYIDATAFGGGGGSNQLFPLQDMFMYNMPKPY; encoded by the exons ATGTCAGAACTACAGCTGCCTCCAGGATTCCGATTTCACCCAACCGACGAAGAGCTGGTGATGCACTATCTCTGCCGCAAATGCGCCTCTCAGTCCATCGCCGTCCCCATCATCGCTGAGATCGATCTCTACAAATATGATCCTTGGGAGCTTCCCG GTTTAGCCTTGTACGGTGAGAAGGAATGGTATTTCTTCTCTCCAAGAGACAGAAAATATCCGAATGGTTCTCGGCCGAACCGGTCAGCTGGTTCGGGTTACTGGAAAGCTACTGGAGCTGATAAACCGATCGGACTTCCTAAACCGGTTGGGATTAAGAAGGCTCTGGTTTTCTACGCCGGGAAAGCTCCAAAGGGTGAGAAAACCAATTGGATCATGCATGAGTACCGTCTTGCCGACGTTGACCGATCATCGGCTGCTCGCAAGAAGAAGAATAGTCTCAGG CTGGATGATTGGGTTCTTTGTCGGATTTACAACAAAAAAGGAGCCATCGAGAAGCGAGGACCACCACCAACTCCGGTTGTTTACGGCGACGAGGTCGTGGAGGAGAAGCCGAGGCTGTCGGAGATGGGCATGCCTCCGCCGCCGGTGATGCCGAATGATTTCGTGTACTTTGACACGTCGGACTCGGTGCCAAAGCTGCATACGACGGAGTCGAGCTGCTCGGAGCAGGTGGTGTCGCCGGAGTTCACGAGCGAGGTTCAGAGCGAGCCCAAGTGGAAGGATTGGTCGGGTGAGAAAAGTAGCCTTGATTTTGGGTTTAATTACATAGATGCCACCGCGTTCGGGGGAGGAGGAGGGAGCAATCAGCTGTTTCCGCTACAGGACATGTTCATGTACAACATGCCCAAGCCTTATTAG
- the LOC103844672 gene encoding acyl-CoA thioesterase 2 isoform X2 produces the protein MNTESVVEFLGNVPLLQKLPSSSLKKIAQVVVLKRYARGEYVIREEQAWDGCYFIFSGEAQVSGPEEEENRSEFLLKQYDYFGHGISAHVHSADIIATSELTCLVLPRDHCRLLETNSIWQSDQEVDKCSLVERILHLDPLELNIFRGITLPDAPIFGKVFGGQFMGQALAAASKTVDFRKIVHSFHSYFLLVGDIDIPIIYQVHRIRDGNNFATRRVDAIQKGNIIFILMASFQKEQQGFDHQESTMPSAPDPDTLLSLEELRERRITDPQLPRSYRNKVATANFIPWPIEIRFCEPSNSTNQTKSPPRLRYWFRAKGKLSDDQALHRCVVAFASDLIFASISLNPHRRKGLRSAALSLDHAMWFHRPLRADDWLLFVIVSPTAHMTRGFVTGEMFNRKGELVVSLTQEALLREARPPKPSVTSKL, from the exons ATGAACACCGAATCAG TAGTGGAGTTTCTTGGAAACGTGCCCTTACTTCAGAAGCTGCCGAGTTCTTCTCTTAAGAAAATCGCCCAAGTTGTTGTCTTGAAACGCTACG CGAGAGGGGAGTATGTGATTCGGGAAGAACAAGCTTGGGATGGTTGCTATTTCATTTTCTCTGGAGAG GCTCAGGTTTCCGGacccgaagaagaagaaaatcgtTCCGAATTTCTCTTGAAACAATATGATTACTTTGGCCATG GTATTTCTGCGCATGTTCATTCAGCAGACATAATTGCTACCTCCGAG CTCACATGTTTGGTGTTGCCGCGTGATCATTGCCGTTTGCTTGAGACAAATTCAATCTGGCAGTCGGATCAAGAAGTCGACAAATGCTCTTTAGTCGAACGCATTTTACATCTTGACCCTTTAGAA CTGAATATCTTCAGGGGTATCACTCTACCTGATGCTCCCATCTTTGGCAAAGTTTTCGGTGGTCAATTTATGGGACAG GCACTTGCTGCGGCATCAAAAACTGTTGATTTTCGGAAGATTGTCCACAGTTttcattcttattttcttctcgTTGGAGATATCGATA TCCCCATTATATATCAAGTTCACCGTATACGTGATGGGAATAACTTTGCCACCCGAAGAGTAGATGCTATACAGAAAGGGAATATCATCTTCATTTTGATGGCTTCTTTTCAG AAAGAGCAACAAGGATTTGATCACCAAGAGTCAACCATGCCCTCTGCACCTGATCCTGATACG CTTTTATCACTAGAGGAGTTGCGTGAACGTCGTATAACTGACCCTCAACTACCTAG GAGTTACCGGAACAAAGTTGCAACTGCAAATTTCATTCCATGGCCTATAGAGATTCGGTTTTGTGAGCCCAGTAATTCTACAAACCAGACAAAGTCTCCACCGAG ATTAAGGTATTGGTTTAGAGCAAAGGGAAAGCTTTCTGATGACCAAGCTTTGCATCG ATGTGTTGTGGCATTTGCTTCGGATTTGATATTTGCAAGTATCAGTTTGAACCCTCACCGAAGAAAGGGCCTGAGATCTGCTGCACTTAGCCTTGACCATGC GATGTGGTTTCACCGACCTCTAAGAGCTGATGACTGGTTGCTTTTTGTG ATTGTTAGTCCAACTGCGCACATGACCAGGGGTTTTGTCACTGGTGAAATGTTCAACCGAAAAGGAGAG CTGGTTGTATCGTTAACGCAAGAGGCCTTGTTAAGAGAGGCAAGACCTCCTAAACCCTCCGTGACGTCGAAGCTCTGA
- the LOC103844672 gene encoding acyl-CoA thioesterase 2 isoform X1, giving the protein MNTESVVEFLGNVPLLQKLPSSSLKKIAQVVVLKRYARGEYVIREEQAWDGCYFIFSGEAQVSGPEEEENRSEFLLKQYDYFGHGISAHVHSADIIATSEQLTCLVLPRDHCRLLETNSIWQSDQEVDKCSLVERILHLDPLELNIFRGITLPDAPIFGKVFGGQFMGQALAAASKTVDFRKIVHSFHSYFLLVGDIDIPIIYQVHRIRDGNNFATRRVDAIQKGNIIFILMASFQKEQQGFDHQESTMPSAPDPDTLLSLEELRERRITDPQLPRSYRNKVATANFIPWPIEIRFCEPSNSTNQTKSPPRLRYWFRAKGKLSDDQALHRCVVAFASDLIFASISLNPHRRKGLRSAALSLDHAMWFHRPLRADDWLLFVIVSPTAHMTRGFVTGEMFNRKGELVVSLTQEALLREARPPKPSVTSKL; this is encoded by the exons ATGAACACCGAATCAG TAGTGGAGTTTCTTGGAAACGTGCCCTTACTTCAGAAGCTGCCGAGTTCTTCTCTTAAGAAAATCGCCCAAGTTGTTGTCTTGAAACGCTACG CGAGAGGGGAGTATGTGATTCGGGAAGAACAAGCTTGGGATGGTTGCTATTTCATTTTCTCTGGAGAG GCTCAGGTTTCCGGacccgaagaagaagaaaatcgtTCCGAATTTCTCTTGAAACAATATGATTACTTTGGCCATG GTATTTCTGCGCATGTTCATTCAGCAGACATAATTGCTACCTCCGAG CAGCTCACATGTTTGGTGTTGCCGCGTGATCATTGCCGTTTGCTTGAGACAAATTCAATCTGGCAGTCGGATCAAGAAGTCGACAAATGCTCTTTAGTCGAACGCATTTTACATCTTGACCCTTTAGAA CTGAATATCTTCAGGGGTATCACTCTACCTGATGCTCCCATCTTTGGCAAAGTTTTCGGTGGTCAATTTATGGGACAG GCACTTGCTGCGGCATCAAAAACTGTTGATTTTCGGAAGATTGTCCACAGTTttcattcttattttcttctcgTTGGAGATATCGATA TCCCCATTATATATCAAGTTCACCGTATACGTGATGGGAATAACTTTGCCACCCGAAGAGTAGATGCTATACAGAAAGGGAATATCATCTTCATTTTGATGGCTTCTTTTCAG AAAGAGCAACAAGGATTTGATCACCAAGAGTCAACCATGCCCTCTGCACCTGATCCTGATACG CTTTTATCACTAGAGGAGTTGCGTGAACGTCGTATAACTGACCCTCAACTACCTAG GAGTTACCGGAACAAAGTTGCAACTGCAAATTTCATTCCATGGCCTATAGAGATTCGGTTTTGTGAGCCCAGTAATTCTACAAACCAGACAAAGTCTCCACCGAG ATTAAGGTATTGGTTTAGAGCAAAGGGAAAGCTTTCTGATGACCAAGCTTTGCATCG ATGTGTTGTGGCATTTGCTTCGGATTTGATATTTGCAAGTATCAGTTTGAACCCTCACCGAAGAAAGGGCCTGAGATCTGCTGCACTTAGCCTTGACCATGC GATGTGGTTTCACCGACCTCTAAGAGCTGATGACTGGTTGCTTTTTGTG ATTGTTAGTCCAACTGCGCACATGACCAGGGGTTTTGTCACTGGTGAAATGTTCAACCGAAAAGGAGAG CTGGTTGTATCGTTAACGCAAGAGGCCTTGTTAAGAGAGGCAAGACCTCCTAAACCCTCCGTGACGTCGAAGCTCTGA
- the LOC103844671 gene encoding putative recombination initiation defects 3 isoform X1 translates to MKMNKAFDLKSISVFPPNLRRRSSVGPSEPQASQQSLSQGPSSQRGCFSQMTQSSVDQRFTCQERDLSLKKTSFLAPVNHKRDDTQMLSSRPSSGRWSSVSFAESKSQISEERFGMMETSLSKFGMMLDSFQTDIIQANRGTKQVFLETERLHQKLLLQDTSLQQLIKEQTDVKASLDGAVKSVLEELTKFPNQEKLQKIALMLTAIPEQVETSLQKIQSEICHKLTGDIQVLASLKMTEPVIAQEVPTAPQVKKSKENLHEQRGPAAKLQSSAFCDAILKTKQPRLHRNPDKTSARNVKTFLSPKTQVGCWKTVKPAQRTSKNNTARKQVKPVGTRTQFEECSIVIDSDEDIDEGFSCLLKGNTKGASFEWDAKKETERLLKTARRTRRKFGNPIIIN, encoded by the exons ATGAAGATGAACAAAGCCTTTGATCTGAAATCGATTTCGGTGTTTCCTCCTAATTTAAG AAGGAGATCGAGCGTTGGACCCTCCGAACCGCAAGCATCGCAGCAGTCCTTATCGCAGGGACCTTCCTCTCAGCGAGGCTGTTTTTCTCAGATGACTCAGAGCTCTGTCGATCAG AGATTTACTTGTCAGGAACGAGATCTCTCTTTGAAGAAGACTAGTTTCTTGGCCCCGGTTAATCATAAACGAGACGATACTCAGATGCTTTCATCTCGACCTTCCAGCGGAAGATGGAGTTCTGTTTCCTTTGCAGAATCTAAAT CTCAGATTAGTGAAGAACGCTTTGGGATGATGGAAACTTCGTTGAGCAAGTTTGGAATGATGCTGGATTCCTTTCAGACTGACATCATTCAAGCCAACCGAGGAACCAAGCAAGTATTTCTCGAAA CTGAACGCCTACACCAAAAGTTGCTTCTCCAAGACACTTCCCTTCAGCAGCTA ATAAAGGAACAAACAGATGTTAAAGCCAGTCTTGATGGAGCTGTTAAATCTGTTCTGGAGGAACTAACCAAATTTCCTAATCAAGAGAAGCTTCAGAAAATAGCTCTGATGTTAACAGCTATCCCGGAGCAAGTAGAAACCTCTCTGCAGAAAATACAAAGCGAAATCTGCCACAAGCTTACCGGAGATATTCAG GTTTTGGCTAGCTTGAAGATGACTGAGCCAGTAATAGCTCAGGAGGTTCCAACAGCACCACAAGTGAAGAAG TCTAAGGAAAACTTGCATGAGCAGCGTGGTCCAGCAGCCAAG CTACAGAGCAGTGCCTTTTGTGATGCTATACTGAAAACGAAACAACCTCGGCTTCATAGAAA TCCAGATAAGACATCAGCGAGGAatgtaaaaacatttttatccCCAAAGACACAAGTGGGATGTTGGAAGACGGTGAAACCAGCACAAAGAACGTCAAAGAATAACACAGCAAGAAAGCAAGTGAAACCTGTAGGCACTCGTACGCAG TTTGAGGAATGCAGCATTGTCATAGACTCAGATGAAGATATAGATGAAGGCTTTTCATGCTTGCTGAAAGGGAACACCAAAG GAGCTAGCTTCGAATGGGATGCAAAGAAGGAAACGGAAAGGCTGCTGAAGACAGCGAGGAGGACAAGGAGGAAGTTCGGTAACCCCATAATAATAAACTGA
- the LOC103844671 gene encoding putative recombination initiation defects 3 isoform X2: MKMNKAFDLKSISVFPPNLRRRSSVGPSEPQASQQSLSQGPSSQRGCFSQMTQSSVDQRFTCQERDLSLKKTSFLAPVNHKRDDTQMLSSRPSSGRWSSVSFAESKSQISEERFGMMETSLSKFGMMLDSFQTDIIQANRGTKQVFLETERLHQKLLLQDTSLQQLIKEQTDVKASLDGAVKSVLEELTKFPNQEKLQKIALMLTAIPEQVETSLQKIQSEICHKLTGDIQVLASLKMTEPVIAQEVPTAPQVKKSKENLHEQRGPAAKSSAFCDAILKTKQPRLHRNPDKTSARNVKTFLSPKTQVGCWKTVKPAQRTSKNNTARKQVKPVGTRTQFEECSIVIDSDEDIDEGFSCLLKGNTKGASFEWDAKKETERLLKTARRTRRKFGNPIIIN; this comes from the exons ATGAAGATGAACAAAGCCTTTGATCTGAAATCGATTTCGGTGTTTCCTCCTAATTTAAG AAGGAGATCGAGCGTTGGACCCTCCGAACCGCAAGCATCGCAGCAGTCCTTATCGCAGGGACCTTCCTCTCAGCGAGGCTGTTTTTCTCAGATGACTCAGAGCTCTGTCGATCAG AGATTTACTTGTCAGGAACGAGATCTCTCTTTGAAGAAGACTAGTTTCTTGGCCCCGGTTAATCATAAACGAGACGATACTCAGATGCTTTCATCTCGACCTTCCAGCGGAAGATGGAGTTCTGTTTCCTTTGCAGAATCTAAAT CTCAGATTAGTGAAGAACGCTTTGGGATGATGGAAACTTCGTTGAGCAAGTTTGGAATGATGCTGGATTCCTTTCAGACTGACATCATTCAAGCCAACCGAGGAACCAAGCAAGTATTTCTCGAAA CTGAACGCCTACACCAAAAGTTGCTTCTCCAAGACACTTCCCTTCAGCAGCTA ATAAAGGAACAAACAGATGTTAAAGCCAGTCTTGATGGAGCTGTTAAATCTGTTCTGGAGGAACTAACCAAATTTCCTAATCAAGAGAAGCTTCAGAAAATAGCTCTGATGTTAACAGCTATCCCGGAGCAAGTAGAAACCTCTCTGCAGAAAATACAAAGCGAAATCTGCCACAAGCTTACCGGAGATATTCAG GTTTTGGCTAGCTTGAAGATGACTGAGCCAGTAATAGCTCAGGAGGTTCCAACAGCACCACAAGTGAAGAAG TCTAAGGAAAACTTGCATGAGCAGCGTGGTCCAGCAGCCAAG AGCAGTGCCTTTTGTGATGCTATACTGAAAACGAAACAACCTCGGCTTCATAGAAA TCCAGATAAGACATCAGCGAGGAatgtaaaaacatttttatccCCAAAGACACAAGTGGGATGTTGGAAGACGGTGAAACCAGCACAAAGAACGTCAAAGAATAACACAGCAAGAAAGCAAGTGAAACCTGTAGGCACTCGTACGCAG TTTGAGGAATGCAGCATTGTCATAGACTCAGATGAAGATATAGATGAAGGCTTTTCATGCTTGCTGAAAGGGAACACCAAAG GAGCTAGCTTCGAATGGGATGCAAAGAAGGAAACGGAAAGGCTGCTGAAGACAGCGAGGAGGACAAGGAGGAAGTTCGGTAACCCCATAATAATAAACTGA